In Corynebacterium endometrii, one DNA window encodes the following:
- a CDS encoding PP2C family protein-serine/threonine phosphatase, with protein MLKLNFTAASDRGLVRQNNEDSAFASPHVLVLADGMGGHAAGEVASQLMVTQLQKLNKDPEDNDMLALLGAAANDANDSIAGHVADHPETEGMGTTLTSLMFNGKQFGVCHVGDSRGYRLRDGKLEQITKDDTFVQSLVDEGRLDPEDVSSHPQKSLILKAYNGRDVEPSLYMLDARPGDKILLCSDGLSDPVTASTIESAMAYGTIQEITQRLIELALRSGGPDNVTIVMAEVVEDSASVSASLPTTPVLAGAIAGEVPEPTHPDSSASRAAALSRAALKGGVAAGAAGASTLRGHDGAAPQEGSAGAGPGAQAGKAKPQQIMPGGAQDTAELPREEAAAAAGAAGGSSSADGAAPGRGDSDARPGKGRGWLKGVVALMVLAVIALGALFGGKAYVDSRYFVAQAADTQALTIEQGVDVTVFGRALHSTYQNACINADGDLQLSPAACTGDYLPFKVTDLPEPERGALSGIGSGDYNAIQAELAKLSDKALPACRPEATRVDPDEQRSGRRSGNGAAEDSAKPTGEPTAAARETSVVIAQDGAEASETREPRETGSRSSGSAAPSSSATAERNSEYLSSPGIDCREVK; from the coding sequence ATGCTGAAGCTTAATTTCACCGCGGCGTCTGACCGCGGTTTGGTGCGTCAGAACAATGAGGACTCCGCTTTTGCCAGCCCGCACGTCCTGGTTCTGGCGGACGGCATGGGCGGCCACGCCGCTGGCGAGGTTGCCTCCCAGCTCATGGTCACCCAGCTGCAGAAGCTGAACAAGGACCCGGAAGACAATGACATGCTGGCGCTGCTGGGCGCGGCCGCCAATGACGCCAACGACTCCATCGCGGGGCACGTTGCCGATCATCCGGAGACGGAAGGAATGGGCACCACCCTGACCTCCCTGATGTTCAACGGCAAGCAGTTTGGCGTGTGCCACGTGGGTGACTCCCGCGGCTACCGCCTGCGTGACGGCAAGCTGGAGCAAATCACCAAGGATGACACCTTCGTCCAATCACTGGTGGATGAGGGCCGCCTGGATCCGGAGGACGTTTCCTCCCATCCGCAAAAATCCTTAATTCTTAAGGCCTATAACGGCCGGGACGTAGAACCAAGCCTCTACATGCTTGACGCCCGTCCCGGGGATAAGATTCTGCTGTGTTCCGATGGCCTTTCAGACCCGGTCACGGCTTCCACCATTGAGTCCGCTATGGCGTATGGCACTATCCAGGAGATTACCCAGCGGCTCATCGAGCTGGCGCTGCGTTCCGGCGGCCCGGATAACGTCACCATCGTCATGGCTGAGGTGGTTGAGGATTCCGCTAGCGTTTCTGCTTCCCTGCCCACTACCCCGGTTCTGGCCGGCGCGATTGCCGGTGAGGTGCCCGAGCCAACGCATCCCGATTCCTCCGCCAGCCGCGCCGCGGCGCTGAGCCGGGCCGCGCTCAAGGGAGGCGTGGCCGCCGGCGCCGCAGGCGCGAGCACGCTGCGGGGACACGATGGCGCGGCGCCGCAGGAGGGATCCGCGGGAGCCGGGCCGGGCGCCCAGGCCGGAAAAGCTAAACCGCAGCAAATAATGCCGGGCGGCGCGCAGGATACCGCGGAGCTGCCACGGGAAGAGGCCGCCGCTGCCGCCGGCGCCGCAGGCGGCAGCAGTAGCGCTGATGGCGCGGCCCCCGGCCGTGGCGATTCCGACGCTCGGCCCGGCAAGGGCCGCGGCTGGCTCAAGGGCGTGGTAGCCCTGATGGTGCTAGCCGTTATCGCGCTCGGCGCACTTTTCGGCGGCAAGGCCTACGTTGATTCCCGCTACTTCGTGGCCCAGGCCGCGGACACGCAGGCGCTGACCATCGAGCAGGGCGTGGACGTGACTGTCTTCGGCCGCGCGCTGCACTCCACGTACCAGAACGCGTGCATCAACGCCGATGGTGACCTGCAGCTCTCCCCCGCCGCGTGCACCGGGGATTACCTGCCGTTCAAGGTCACGGACCTGCCGGAGCCTGAGCGTGGCGCATTAAGCGGCATTGGCTCCGGCGATTACAACGCCATCCAGGCGGAGCTGGCGAAGCTGTCTGATAAGGCGCTTCCGGCCTGCCGCCCGGAGGCCACCAGGGTTGACCCGGACGAGCAGCGCTCGGGGCGGCGCTCCGGGAATGGCGCTGCGGAGGATTCCGCAAAGCCAACCGGAGAGCCTACCGCCGCGGCGCGGGAGACCTCCGTGGTGATCGCGCAGGACGGCGCCGAGGCGAGCGAGACGCGCGAGCCGCGCGAAACGGGTAGCCGCAGCAGCGGTTCTGCGGCGCCTAGCAGCTCCGCCACAGCTGAACGGAATTCTGAGTACCTATCCTCGCCTGGTATTGACTGCCGGGAGGTGAAGTAA
- a CDS encoding FHA domain-containing protein FhaB/FipA, with the protein MDSVLLLALRIGLLVLLWLFILVALNAMRRDNNKAAGMVSSSGAGLAPAAPKLRREQANHITVVDGPLRGSHMPLGSLEDFTLGRSQDCDFILGDDYASSRHARLFRRGSTWFVEDLESRNGTYVAGIRIDQPERVGVGTDIKMGRTTVRLVP; encoded by the coding sequence ATGGATTCAGTATTGTTGCTAGCGCTGCGCATCGGCCTGCTGGTACTGCTGTGGCTGTTTATTCTGGTGGCTCTCAACGCCATGCGCCGGGACAACAACAAGGCCGCCGGCATGGTTTCCAGTAGCGGCGCCGGATTGGCACCGGCCGCCCCCAAGCTGCGCCGCGAACAGGCCAACCACATCACCGTGGTGGACGGCCCACTGCGGGGCTCACACATGCCTCTGGGCTCCTTGGAGGATTTCACGCTGGGCCGCTCGCAGGACTGTGACTTCATCCTGGGTGATGACTACGCATCCTCTAGGCACGCGCGCCTGTTCCGCCGCGGCAGCACGTGGTTTGTGGAAGACCTTGAATCCCGAAACGGCACCTATGTGGCCGGCATCCGCATTGACCAGCCTGAACGCGTGGGCGTGGGCACGGATATCAAGATGGGCCGCACTACCGTGAGGCTGGTGCCTTAG
- a CDS encoding DUF3662 and FHA domain-containing protein, translating to MGIMDRLAKIDSSMQRGLDNGMAFVFGGRVVPAEIEELLKQEIQDNPTRGEDRRIYVPNVFTVGVSSKDLENLSKDSGLPELLADQMARYVRNSGWTVAGPVIVRIAEESGLRTGQLRVSSFIDHEPAEETGFDAIFIDEPQEPAPQEEHMSNPNEPNPWLADEAATSQWQVPAPAQPAQQAAAGPAVNLMLQDGSSRVYHVEEGSNIIGRSNEADLRLPDTGVSRKHAEVTWDGENAVLTDLQSTNGTTVNDTPIDNWLLADGDVITVGHSSIEVRITGQGK from the coding sequence ATGGGAATCATGGACAGGCTCGCAAAGATTGACTCCTCAATGCAAAGGGGCCTCGATAACGGCATGGCCTTTGTCTTTGGCGGGCGCGTTGTTCCGGCGGAAATCGAAGAGCTGCTCAAGCAGGAAATCCAGGATAACCCCACCCGCGGTGAGGATAGACGGATCTACGTTCCTAACGTCTTTACCGTTGGCGTGTCCTCTAAAGACTTGGAGAATCTCTCCAAGGACTCGGGCCTGCCAGAATTGCTGGCTGACCAGATGGCCCGCTACGTCCGCAATAGTGGTTGGACCGTGGCCGGGCCGGTCATCGTTCGCATCGCTGAGGAATCCGGGCTTCGCACCGGCCAGCTGCGCGTGTCCTCTTTCATTGATCATGAGCCCGCCGAGGAAACCGGGTTTGACGCCATCTTCATTGACGAACCACAAGAACCTGCACCACAGGAGGAGCACATGTCTAATCCCAATGAGCCAAACCCATGGCTTGCTGATGAAGCCGCTACGTCCCAGTGGCAGGTTCCTGCCCCAGCTCAGCCCGCGCAGCAGGCCGCGGCCGGCCCTGCGGTTAACCTGATGCTGCAGGACGGATCCTCGCGCGTGTATCACGTGGAGGAGGGTTCTAATATCATCGGCCGCTCGAATGAGGCGGACCTGCGCCTGCCGGATACCGGCGTGTCCAGGAAGCACGCGGAAGTAACCTGGGATGGTGAAAACGCCGTGCTAACCGATCTGCAGTCCACGAACGGCACCACGGTCAATGACACGCCCATTGATAACTGGCTGCTGGCTGATGGTGACGTGATCACCGTGGGCCACTCCAGCATCGAGGTCCGCATCACCGGCCAGGGCAAGTAA